A portion of the uncultured Bacteroides sp. genome contains these proteins:
- a CDS encoding KUP/HAK/KT family potassium transporter: MKQQHKVPFGMMGIFMAIGIVYGDIGTSPLYVMKAIVNGLPVGLRTNPDYIIGAISCIIWTLTLQTTIKYVIVTLRADNRGEGGILSLFALIRKKYRWAYVIAIIGASTLLADGIITPAITVVSAIEGLNILAPSIPVIPIAIAIILAIFLIQPLGTARLGKPFGRIMFLWFTMIGILGLFAFFHYPMVIKAFNPMYAIKVLVDVPDAFLILGAVFLCTTGAEALYSDLGHCGLHNIRVSWVYVKSTLILNYLGQGAWILTHQSQVVTDVNPFFAIMPGWFSFIGVAMATLAAIIASQALISGSFTIISEAISLDLWPNIKIKYPTNIKGQMFIPQVNYALMILCTLIVLAFGSSSNMEAAYGLSITITMLMTTLLLFIYFQYKDVPLWVSIPLTMFFITVEGSFFIANLFKFTHGGWATILIAGCIFGIMFVWYNGRRIKNHCSTYEPIAPTIECLQKISVDETIPKFATHLVYVTRAKYPTDMESKISYSLVNKQPKRADTYWFVYLHRSDEPYQFKYAVKTFVPGKMFRLDIYSGFKQGAHMDKFVHHICKEMEEKGEVDLLSRYPSLRERNIEGDFRFVVVERIARNLDLPPIKKTLLLLYYLIKKCSTSDTQILDLDPSVVTKEYVPLKSIQPVACK; encoded by the coding sequence ATGAAGCAGCAACACAAAGTGCCTTTTGGAATGATGGGCATATTTATGGCCATCGGGATAGTTTACGGAGATATAGGAACATCTCCTTTGTATGTAATGAAGGCCATTGTAAATGGACTCCCAGTGGGTTTACGAACAAATCCGGATTACATTATCGGAGCAATTTCTTGTATTATCTGGACGTTGACATTGCAAACAACCATCAAGTACGTTATTGTGACTCTTCGTGCCGATAACCGTGGTGAAGGAGGCATTCTGTCTCTGTTTGCTTTAATTCGAAAGAAATATCGCTGGGCCTACGTTATTGCCATTATCGGAGCCTCCACATTATTGGCCGACGGCATCATTACTCCTGCTATTACCGTAGTTTCGGCCATAGAAGGATTAAACATACTGGCTCCTTCTATTCCCGTAATTCCTATCGCAATAGCCATTATATTAGCTATCTTTCTGATTCAGCCTCTAGGTACTGCACGACTGGGAAAGCCATTTGGGAGAATCATGTTCCTCTGGTTCACCATGATTGGCATTTTAGGCCTATTTGCCTTCTTCCATTACCCGATGGTAATTAAAGCATTTAATCCGATGTATGCCATCAAAGTGTTGGTGGACGTGCCCGATGCATTCCTTATATTAGGAGCTGTTTTTCTTTGTACAACGGGGGCAGAAGCACTTTACTCCGATTTGGGTCACTGTGGGTTACATAACATCCGTGTATCGTGGGTATATGTAAAATCTACCCTGATTCTAAACTACCTTGGACAGGGTGCATGGATACTGACTCATCAGTCTCAAGTAGTAACAGATGTCAATCCATTCTTTGCCATCATGCCGGGCTGGTTCTCATTCATAGGTGTTGCTATGGCAACATTGGCTGCGATCATTGCCAGTCAGGCATTAATTAGTGGTTCCTTCACGATTATCAGCGAAGCCATCTCATTAGATTTATGGCCAAACATCAAGATTAAGTATCCTACTAATATTAAAGGACAAATGTTTATTCCTCAGGTAAACTACGCCTTAATGATATTGTGTACCCTGATAGTTCTGGCATTTGGCTCATCTTCAAATATGGAAGCAGCATACGGACTTTCCATTACCATCACCATGTTGATGACTACCTTGCTACTTTTCATCTATTTTCAATATAAAGATGTTCCATTGTGGGTGAGTATCCCGTTAACGATGTTTTTTATCACGGTAGAAGGTAGCTTCTTCATTGCTAACCTATTTAAGTTTACTCATGGAGGTTGGGCTACTATCTTGATAGCAGGTTGCATCTTTGGTATCATGTTCGTGTGGTACAATGGCCGACGCATCAAGAATCATTGCTCCACTTACGAACCGATAGCTCCCACCATTGAGTGTCTGCAGAAAATCAGCGTAGATGAAACGATTCCTAAGTTTGCCACTCATCTGGTATACGTAACCCGCGCCAAATATCCTACTGATATGGAAAGTAAGATTTCCTATTCATTGGTAAACAAGCAACCCAAGCGGGCAGACACTTATTGGTTTGTGTATCTGCACCGCAGTGACGAACCTTATCAGTTTAAATATGCAGTAAAAACCTTTGTTCCGGGAAAGATGTTCAGACTTGATATCTATTCAGGATTTAAGCAGGGAGCACATATGGATAAGTTTGTTCACCATATTTGCAAGGAAATGGAAGAAAAAGGAGAAGTGGATCTATTAAGTCGCTACCCATCTTTAAGAGAAAGAAATATTGAAGGAGATTTCAGGTTTGTAGTTGTGGAGCGAATCGCTCGTAATCTTGATTTACCTCCTATAAAGAAAACACTTCTACTACTTTATTATTTGATCAAGAAGTGTTCTACTTCCGATACTCAGATTCTGGATCTCGACCCATCTGTTGTAACCAAGGAATATGTTCCTTTAAAATCGATACAACCAGTAGCTTGTAAATAA
- a CDS encoding DUF6051 family protein, translating into MKYIDLHNYLKQVVNYEDKEIVIDDKVVVQNFNFESAYRFLLPGGAGNQDPYEYCTANDPDYEPDIIQEMLNKSDAEIMENIKFRYHIFRPAGKEKVKEIVLLFHGFNEKYWAKYLTWAKKIVDETGKAVILFPIAFHMNRAPLSWSDSRQMFHISQQRKERHPDVLCSTLSNVAISTRLHNKPQRFIWSGLQTYYDVIDLVENIKANLHPAIDKDASIDFFSYSIGSFLAEILVMTNKNGYFSKSKLCMFCGGAVFNRLSPVSKFILDSEANVSLYSYVVEHLESHMRRDELLRHYLGDAHPEGVNFRSMLSYKSLTEKREGIFRSMSDRILAVTLAKDTVVPAYEVVNTLQGVKRDIPIEVDILDFLYTYKHEDPFPALSSIADSVNEQFNLTFDRICGFLK; encoded by the coding sequence ATGAAATATATCGATTTACACAATTATCTGAAACAAGTCGTCAATTACGAGGACAAAGAGATTGTTATTGATGACAAAGTAGTGGTGCAGAACTTCAATTTTGAATCAGCCTACAGGTTCTTATTACCCGGAGGCGCAGGAAATCAAGATCCTTACGAGTATTGCACGGCAAACGACCCGGACTATGAGCCGGACATTATTCAGGAGATGCTCAATAAGAGCGATGCGGAAATTATGGAGAACATAAAATTCCGCTATCACATCTTTCGACCGGCAGGAAAAGAGAAGGTAAAAGAGATCGTTCTGCTGTTTCACGGTTTTAATGAAAAATACTGGGCGAAATATCTCACTTGGGCAAAAAAAATAGTAGACGAAACGGGGAAAGCAGTTATTCTCTTTCCCATTGCTTTCCACATGAACAGAGCTCCGCTCAGTTGGAGCGACAGCCGCCAGATGTTTCACATCAGTCAACAACGCAAGGAACGACATCCCGATGTGCTTTGCTCTACGCTATCAAACGTGGCTATCAGCACGCGCCTGCACAACAAACCACAAAGATTTATATGGTCGGGACTACAAACGTATTATGATGTAATCGACTTGGTTGAGAATATCAAAGCGAATCTACACCCTGCGATAGATAAGGATGCCAGCATCGATTTTTTCTCCTACTCCATTGGTAGTTTCCTTGCAGAAATACTGGTGATGACAAACAAAAACGGATATTTCTCGAAATCCAAACTCTGCATGTTTTGCGGTGGAGCTGTGTTCAACCGGCTATCTCCCGTATCTAAATTCATACTCGACAGCGAAGCAAACGTGAGCCTGTATTCTTATGTAGTGGAACATTTGGAAAGTCACATGCGAAGAGACGAGTTGTTACGCCATTATTTAGGAGATGCGCATCCGGAAGGAGTGAACTTCCGAAGCATGTTGAGCTACAAATCTCTAACAGAGAAACGGGAAGGCATTTTCCGTTCAATGAGCGACAGGATATTGGCCGTGACACTGGCCAAAGACACGGTGGTTCCTGCCTACGAAGTGGTCAATACACTGCAAGGTGTGAAACGAGATATTCCCATTGAAGTGGACATCTTGGACTTTCTCTACACCTACAAGCACGAAGACCCATTCCCTGCCCTGTCATCTATAGCCGACAGTGTAAACGAACAATTCAACCTGACGTTTGATCGGATTTGCGGTTTCCTGAAGTAA
- a CDS encoding glycosyltransferase family 2 protein yields MNQTSLFELCIVVPVYNEEDNMPRLEAELSAFLKNASISACVLFVDDCSSDKGLSLIKDICSRNVGFTYISFSKNQGLSAALKAGIDVVQSAYVGYIDADLQTSPEDFELLIPYLKEYEMVMGIRMGRKDSFVKNLSSKIANGFRRMMTGDGITDTGCPLKIIRSDYAKRIPLFNGMHRFLPALIQLQNGRVKEIPVRHFERIAGKSKYHLWNRLVGPFKDCFAFRWMKKRYINYTIESSNLQSRE; encoded by the coding sequence ATGAATCAAACCAGTCTGTTTGAATTATGCATTGTTGTTCCTGTATATAATGAAGAGGACAATATGCCAAGGCTCGAAGCAGAGCTTTCAGCTTTTCTCAAAAATGCGTCTATAAGCGCATGTGTTTTATTTGTCGACGACTGTTCCTCCGATAAAGGTTTGTCCCTGATAAAAGATATTTGTTCCAGAAATGTAGGTTTCACCTATATTTCTTTTTCCAAAAACCAAGGTTTAAGTGCTGCTTTAAAGGCCGGTATTGATGTTGTCCAATCTGCTTATGTGGGTTATATTGATGCCGATTTGCAAACGTCGCCCGAAGATTTCGAACTTCTTATTCCCTATCTGAAAGAGTATGAGATGGTGATGGGCATACGTATGGGGCGCAAAGACAGCTTCGTGAAGAATCTTTCGTCGAAGATAGCCAATGGCTTTCGCCGCATGATGACGGGAGATGGCATTACAGATACCGGTTGTCCGTTGAAGATCATTCGCTCAGACTATGCCAAACGCATTCCGCTTTTCAATGGCATGCATCGCTTCTTGCCTGCATTGATCCAGTTGCAAAACGGTCGAGTGAAAGAAATTCCTGTTCGTCACTTTGAACGCATAGCCGGGAAGTCAAAATACCACCTTTGGAATCGCCTTGTAGGCCCCTTTAAAGACTGTTTTGCTTTTCGTTGGATGAAAAAGAGATATATCAATTATACCATTGAATCAAGTAACCTACAATCTAGAGAATGA
- a CDS encoding lipid-A-disaccharide synthase N-terminal domain-containing protein, with protein sequence MNNIVVYSIGFLAQGLFSVRLVIQWFLSEKAKKVVSPTSYWQISILASYLLFIYGWLRDDFAIILGQFISYYIYIWNLNTKNHWAGLHFILRYLLLLTPVAVVVYLFFTWDTHGPRLFQNVDIPLWMLIFGSMGQIIFTFRFVYQWFYSRKEGESVFPITFWVLSLVGSSIIIAYGIYRRDPVLILGQSAGFIAYIRNMFLSKKK encoded by the coding sequence ATGAATAATATAGTAGTCTATAGCATCGGCTTTTTGGCTCAGGGGCTCTTTTCTGTGCGTTTGGTCATACAGTGGTTCCTTTCCGAGAAAGCAAAAAAAGTAGTTTCACCTACCAGTTATTGGCAGATAAGTATTTTAGCTTCTTATTTATTGTTCATCTACGGATGGCTGCGTGATGATTTTGCCATTATCTTGGGGCAATTCATCTCTTATTACATCTATATATGGAATCTTAATACCAAGAATCACTGGGCGGGTTTGCACTTTATCCTTCGCTATTTATTGTTGCTTACCCCCGTGGCTGTGGTGGTTTACCTGTTTTTTACTTGGGATACACATGGCCCCCGACTGTTTCAGAATGTGGATATCCCTTTGTGGATGCTTATCTTTGGTTCTATGGGACAAATCATCTTTACCTTTCGTTTCGTTTATCAATGGTTTTATTCGCGTAAGGAAGGTGAGTCCGTTTTTCCCATAACTTTCTGGGTGCTCAGTTTGGTTGGTTCTTCTATTATTATAGCTTATGGTATTTATCGGAGAGACCCTGTGTTGATACTCGGTCAATCTGCCGGATTCATAGCTTATATACGTAATATGTTTTTGTCCAAAAAGAAATAA
- a CDS encoding NAD-dependent epimerase/dehydratase family protein — MKVLVTGAAGFIGFHVVRKLASQGMQVVGLDNLNTYYDIDLKYARLAKCGVDKTKIVDNEYVQSDTYANYIFLKADLIDMHRLTKLFDDEQFDVVINLGAQAGVRYSIENPSTYIQSNIVGFLNILESCRYHHIKHLLYASSSSVYGMNDKFPFSEDDVADSPVSLYAATKRSDELMAYTYSHLYHLPTTGLRFFTVYGPWGRPDMSPMLFADSILTGKPINVFNNGEMVRDFTYIDDIVEGVLDLIPCIPGKEGQELYCRILNIGNSEPVPLMLFIRTMEEALGRKASLHMLPMQAGDVKVTYADVTKLKALTGYSPHTPLKKGLDSFVAWYEAYAHAKDIHI, encoded by the coding sequence ATGAAAGTTTTAGTTACCGGTGCTGCCGGATTCATAGGTTTCCATGTCGTTCGGAAACTGGCAAGTCAGGGCATGCAAGTTGTGGGACTTGATAACTTGAATACGTACTACGACATTGACTTGAAGTACGCCCGCTTGGCAAAGTGTGGTGTCGATAAAACGAAGATAGTCGACAACGAATATGTGCAGAGTGATACATATGCCAACTATATCTTTCTGAAAGCTGACCTTATAGACATGCATAGGCTGACTAAACTCTTCGATGACGAACAATTTGATGTAGTGATCAATTTGGGTGCTCAGGCAGGTGTGCGTTACTCCATTGAAAATCCATCCACGTATATCCAGTCCAACATCGTTGGTTTCTTAAATATCCTTGAGAGTTGCAGATATCACCACATTAAGCATCTTCTTTATGCTTCCAGTTCTTCCGTTTATGGCATGAATGATAAATTCCCGTTTTCCGAGGACGATGTTGCCGACTCTCCTGTTAGCCTCTATGCAGCTACCAAAAGGAGTGATGAACTGATGGCTTATACTTATAGTCACCTGTATCATTTACCTACTACCGGATTGCGCTTCTTTACCGTTTATGGTCCTTGGGGACGGCCAGATATGTCGCCCATGCTGTTTGCTGATTCCATTTTGACGGGCAAACCAATCAATGTATTCAACAACGGAGAGATGGTGCGTGATTTTACTTATATTGACGATATCGTTGAAGGAGTACTCGATCTGATTCCTTGCATACCCGGTAAGGAGGGACAAGAACTTTATTGTCGCATATTGAACATAGGCAACTCCGAACCTGTTCCATTGATGCTATTCATACGTACCATGGAAGAAGCGCTTGGGAGGAAAGCCAGCCTGCACATGTTGCCTATGCAAGCCGGAGATGTGAAAGTAACGTATGCTGATGTTACCAAACTGAAAGCATTGACCGGATATAGCCCTCACACCCCTTTGAAAAAAGGGTTGGATTCTTTTGTCGCTTGGTACGAAGCTTATGCACATGCCAAGGATATTCACATATAA
- a CDS encoding glycosyltransferase family 39 protein codes for MVDSINYVRHSLAILIVCFFSFFVNNSFLPADLMESRNLATAQEMVSEGNYLTPTMNGELRLEKPPLPTWIAAAIDHVAPDNLAVQRYAAGVAATLLIFFLYLLVVELTKNQDLALISALVLATCYNVVMMGRTATWDIYCHAFMLGGLYYLIKALGRRGAQWELFLLSGLFMGLSFLSKGPVSFFALMLPFLIAYFFIYRPMLKGKMLPIIGMVLIVLAVSLWWPTYIYLFHRDWGMHVANKESSSWINHNVRPWYYYWQFPAEAGIWALFWVTSLIWPYWKLRFTDLRIKRIYLFSVMWTLLALVLLSLIPEKKTRYLLPLLIPGALNIGTCLFYFVTTRAMQAREKLIYRINVSVILLILCALPVGLYIFFVQKGDLSLWLFVLISIFSIALAVLLFYTSFRAKRGLMVSFFCIVGVMILVEGLCFIPASKLFINSDRHSIREVRTVAKAQNLPYYYIDGEELRIELVYESNRIIRPLNVKNDSVVLSKLPFVLVSGSAPDSILRHLPVIVEQVGVYDNNWQKRNSKRYNEALVRYVSIVKGK; via the coding sequence ATGGTCGACTCTATAAATTACGTAAGGCATTCTCTGGCAATTCTGATCGTTTGCTTTTTCTCTTTCTTTGTGAACAACAGTTTTCTTCCGGCGGACCTGATGGAATCGCGCAACTTGGCTACGGCTCAAGAGATGGTATCCGAAGGCAACTATCTGACTCCTACCATGAATGGAGAATTGCGTTTGGAAAAGCCACCTCTTCCTACATGGATTGCTGCCGCCATAGATCATGTTGCTCCCGATAATTTGGCTGTGCAGCGCTATGCAGCCGGAGTGGCCGCTACACTGCTTATCTTTTTTCTCTATCTGTTGGTGGTGGAACTTACGAAGAATCAAGACTTGGCACTTATTTCGGCTTTGGTACTTGCTACATGTTACAACGTAGTGATGATGGGTCGAACAGCCACGTGGGACATCTATTGTCATGCTTTCATGCTTGGCGGTCTTTATTACCTCATTAAAGCTCTTGGAAGGAGAGGCGCTCAATGGGAATTATTTTTGTTGTCTGGTCTGTTTATGGGACTTTCTTTTCTCAGCAAGGGTCCTGTTTCTTTCTTTGCCTTGATGCTCCCGTTTCTAATTGCCTATTTCTTCATCTATCGCCCCATGCTAAAAGGGAAAATGCTTCCTATTATTGGCATGGTACTGATTGTTCTGGCTGTCAGCTTGTGGTGGCCGACTTATATCTACCTCTTTCATAGAGACTGGGGAATGCATGTGGCCAATAAAGAATCCTCTTCGTGGATCAACCATAATGTGCGTCCGTGGTACTATTACTGGCAATTTCCTGCTGAGGCCGGTATTTGGGCGCTTTTCTGGGTTACCTCACTTATTTGGCCTTATTGGAAGCTCCGTTTTACCGATTTGCGGATAAAGAGAATCTACCTGTTCTCTGTCATGTGGACACTGCTAGCCCTCGTTCTGCTTTCCCTGATTCCCGAGAAGAAAACACGCTATCTACTTCCGCTGCTTATTCCCGGTGCGCTCAATATTGGCACTTGTTTGTTTTATTTTGTCACAACCAGAGCTATGCAGGCTAGAGAAAAGCTGATCTATCGTATCAACGTATCTGTTATCTTACTCATTTTGTGTGCTTTGCCCGTAGGCTTGTACATCTTCTTTGTGCAGAAAGGCGATCTGTCTCTTTGGCTCTTTGTCCTCATCTCCATTTTTAGCATTGCTTTGGCCGTTCTGCTCTTTTATACCAGCTTCAGAGCAAAGAGAGGATTGATGGTTTCCTTCTTCTGTATTGTTGGCGTGATGATTTTGGTGGAAGGCCTTTGCTTCATTCCGGCAAGCAAACTCTTTATCAACAGCGATCGCCATAGCATCCGCGAAGTGCGAACGGTTGCCAAGGCACAGAATCTACCTTATTACTATATTGATGGCGAAGAATTGCGCATAGAATTGGTTTACGAGAGTAATCGAATCATTCGTCCGTTAAATGTGAAGAATGATAGTGTCGTATTGTCCAAACTACCTTTCGTGCTGGTTAGTGGTTCGGCTCCCGATTCCATTCTTCGTCACTTACCCGTGATTGTAGAGCAGGTTGGTGTCTATGATAACAATTGGCAAAAGAGAAACAGCAAAAGATATAATGAAGCTTTGGTTCGCTACGTTAGCATCGTGAAAGGTAAATAA
- a CDS encoding RNA-binding protein: MNIFIAGLSYNISDSDLGELFAEYGEVSSAKVITDRETGRSKGYGFVELADEAAGNKAIEELNGAEIDGKAISVSVARPKSDAPRRSSNGGGGYGGGSRGGNSGGGYGGGSRGGRY; the protein is encoded by the coding sequence ATGAACATTTTTATCGCAGGATTGAGCTATAACATTAGCGATTCCGACCTAGGGGAATTATTTGCAGAGTATGGAGAAGTTTCTTCAGCTAAAGTTATTACAGACAGAGAAACTGGCCGTTCTAAAGGATACGGTTTTGTTGAACTAGCAGACGAAGCAGCCGGAAACAAAGCTATCGAAGAATTGAACGGTGCAGAAATCGACGGAAAAGCTATTTCTGTTTCTGTAGCTCGCCCTAAAAGTGACGCTCCACGTCGCAGCAGCAATGGCGGCGGCGGTTACGGCGGCGGAAGCCGTGGTGGCAATAGTGGTGGTGGTTACGGCGGCGGAAGCCGTGGTGGCAGATACTAA
- a CDS encoding S41 family peptidase: MIKKFFLGALVLSAIFTANAKEARLLRFPNIHGDKIVFSYAGDLYSVNKQGGTARKLTSNIGYEMFPHFSPDGKQIAFTGQYDGNTEVFVIPAEGGEPKRLTYSATLGRDDLGDRMGPNNIVMDWTRDGKNVLFRSRQNTFNDFTGQLLTVPIEGGTLTEIPLKNGGFSTYSPDGKQLAYNYVFREFRTWKRYQGGMADDIRIFDFKTKESKKITDNVRQDIFPMWSKNGNEIYFTSDRDDVMNLYVYQLSTQQTKQLTFYKDFDIKFPSIGDDQIVYEYGGYIYLFDTKNKTAQKVTVEINNDQEYSRPEWKDVSSQISSYSVAPNGERVLLTARGDVFSLPGKEGITYNLTNSSGANDQNALWSPDGKQLSYISDKDGEFRIYVRNAVTGEEKIVTKDVKTYIIDYSWSPNSQKILWCDKKNTLNITDIATGKTTLVEQSKIDLIDEFNWSPDSRYVTYALPENAMNNIIIYDTTTGAKHKVTDDWYNSGKPNFSSDGNYLVFQSARTFNPTYGQTEWNHVYTNMSKVYVLPIKSNAKVPFALTNDVVGQAAESKEEAPKEEDKDKKKEKKKDKKAVENKNDTISYSFQNAIELPIQASYYRDLHMVGQKVYYSRGNSTSMYDLEKKAETDLGAYIVFGYGYKKALAIKDQKMQVVDIPTAAVSISEPISLADVKKLVDYHQEWMQIYDESWRQMRDFFYAPNMHGVDWNEVHEKYKALIPYVNHRTDLTYLIGEMIGELSIGHAYSQNGEHPTPTRIPMGMLGSNFTKDASGFFQITSITEGANWDRSTRSPLTMPGINVKKGDYIIAINGQSLKEIKDPQELLIGLADKTTELTVNTVPSKDGARTVLVTPLADVSKLNYYNWVQENTRKVNEATNGEVGYIHIPDMGVDGLNEFVKHYYPQLMKKALIIDDRGNGGGNVSPMIIERLMRTPTYFTMHTGQKEGSVNPIGTFMGPKVLLINEYSASDGDLFPYRFKYNKLGTVIGKRTWGGVVGYSGTIPVVDGGSIVTPSYAPYAADGSGFIIEGHGVEPTIELENDPYKEYMGEDQQLNKAIEVSLDKLKTERQEIPAIPAFPDKSKKNK; the protein is encoded by the coding sequence ATGATTAAGAAATTCTTTTTAGGCGCATTGGTTCTTTCGGCGATATTTACCGCCAACGCAAAAGAAGCCAGACTACTAAGGTTTCCCAATATTCATGGCGATAAGATCGTTTTCTCTTATGCGGGCGATCTTTATTCTGTGAACAAGCAAGGGGGAACCGCACGTAAATTAACATCGAATATTGGGTATGAGATGTTTCCGCATTTCTCTCCCGATGGAAAGCAAATAGCTTTCACCGGCCAGTATGATGGAAACACGGAGGTGTTTGTGATACCCGCTGAAGGTGGAGAGCCCAAGCGATTAACGTACAGTGCCACTCTTGGACGTGACGATCTTGGCGACAGAATGGGGCCTAACAATATTGTAATGGACTGGACACGTGATGGCAAAAACGTATTGTTCCGCAGTCGTCAGAATACATTCAATGACTTTACCGGTCAGTTACTTACTGTACCCATTGAAGGAGGCACTCTCACTGAGATTCCTTTGAAGAACGGAGGTTTCTCCACTTATTCACCGGACGGAAAGCAGTTGGCCTACAACTATGTGTTCCGTGAGTTCCGTACGTGGAAAAGGTATCAGGGAGGTATGGCGGATGATATACGCATCTTTGATTTTAAAACTAAAGAATCAAAGAAAATCACAGACAACGTAAGACAGGATATCTTCCCTATGTGGAGCAAGAATGGAAATGAGATTTATTTCACCTCCGACCGCGATGACGTGATGAACCTTTATGTCTACCAACTTTCTACTCAGCAGACCAAACAGCTTACCTTTTATAAAGATTTCGATATCAAATTCCCTTCTATAGGGGATGATCAGATTGTGTACGAATATGGCGGATATATCTACCTTTTCGACACAAAGAACAAAACAGCTCAAAAGGTAACAGTAGAAATCAATAACGATCAGGAATATTCCCGTCCAGAATGGAAGGATGTCAGCTCACAGATTTCCTCCTACAGCGTAGCACCAAACGGAGAGCGTGTGTTACTTACTGCTCGTGGAGATGTATTTTCTCTTCCGGGAAAAGAGGGCATCACTTATAATCTCACGAACTCATCGGGAGCAAATGATCAAAATGCTCTTTGGTCGCCAGATGGCAAACAGCTGTCTTATATATCCGATAAGGATGGGGAGTTTCGCATCTATGTGCGCAATGCTGTAACGGGTGAAGAAAAGATTGTTACGAAAGATGTTAAAACTTATATAATAGACTATTCATGGTCGCCAAACTCGCAAAAGATTCTTTGGTGCGATAAAAAGAATACGCTTAATATTACCGACATTGCCACCGGGAAAACCACGCTGGTAGAGCAATCCAAAATAGATCTTATTGATGAATTCAATTGGTCGCCCGACAGCCGCTATGTAACTTATGCACTGCCGGAAAATGCGATGAACAACATCATTATTTACGATACAACAACTGGCGCAAAGCACAAGGTTACCGACGATTGGTACAATTCAGGCAAACCAAACTTTAGTTCGGACGGCAACTACCTCGTGTTTCAATCGGCACGTACATTCAATCCTACGTACGGACAGACAGAGTGGAACCATGTGTACACCAACATGAGCAAGGTTTATGTTCTTCCTATAAAGTCAAACGCTAAGGTTCCTTTTGCTTTGACAAACGATGTGGTTGGTCAGGCTGCTGAGAGCAAAGAAGAAGCTCCTAAAGAAGAAGACAAAGACAAGAAGAAGGAGAAGAAGAAAGATAAGAAGGCAGTAGAAAATAAAAATGACACGATAAGCTACAGCTTCCAGAATGCTATTGAACTGCCTATTCAGGCTAGTTACTATCGCGATCTCCACATGGTAGGACAAAAAGTGTACTATTCTCGCGGGAATAGTACTTCAATGTATGATTTGGAAAAGAAAGCCGAAACAGATCTTGGTGCATATATCGTCTTTGGCTATGGATATAAGAAAGCGCTTGCCATTAAAGATCAAAAGATGCAGGTTGTTGATATTCCAACCGCTGCAGTCTCAATCAGTGAACCTATCAGTCTGGCTGACGTAAAGAAGTTAGTTGACTATCACCAGGAGTGGATGCAAATCTACGACGAAAGCTGGAGACAGATGCGCGATTTCTTCTATGCGCCCAACATGCACGGTGTGGATTGGAATGAAGTTCACGAAAAATACAAGGCATTGATACCTTATGTAAATCACCGTACCGATCTTACTTATCTTATCGGTGAGATGATTGGCGAACTAAGTATCGGTCATGCTTATTCCCAGAATGGAGAACACCCCACCCCTACCCGTATCCCAATGGGGATGCTTGGATCAAACTTCACGAAAGATGCATCCGGATTCTTCCAGATAACATCCATTACCGAAGGGGCCAACTGGGATAGATCAACTCGTTCTCCACTTACCATGCCGGGGATTAATGTTAAGAAAGGAGACTATATCATCGCTATCAACGGTCAGTCACTGAAAGAGATCAAAGATCCTCAGGAATTGTTGATTGGGTTAGCTGATAAAACGACCGAGCTAACAGTGAATACTGTTCCTTCAAAAGATGGAGCTCGCACCGTACTTGTAACTCCATTGGCAGATGTTTCCAAACTGAATTACTATAATTGGGTACAGGAAAACACGCGTAAGGTAAATGAAGCGACCAACGGAGAAGTGGGTTACATTCACATCCCCGATATGGGCGTTGATGGACTAAACGAGTTTGTGAAACATTACTATCCACAATTAATGAAGAAAGCACTCATTATTGATGATCGTGGGAACGGTGGTGGAAACGTATCTCCTATGATTATAGAGAGATTGATGCGTACTCCGACTTATTTCACGATGCACACCGGACAAAAAGAAGGATCGGTAAATCCGATTGGTACGTTTATGGGACCGAAAGTATTGCTAATCAATGAATACTCGGCTTCCGATGGCGACCTGTTTCCTTACCGTTTTAAGTATAACAAACTGGGAACAGTGATTGGTAAGCGCACTTGGGGAGGTGTGGTAGGTTACAGTGGTACAATCCCCGTTGTAGACGGAGGTTCTATTGTTACTCCATCTTATGCCCCTTATGCTGCCGATGGTAGCGGATTCATTATTGAAGGCCATGGTGTAGAACCAACTATTGAACTAGAGAATGATCCCTACAAGGAATACATGGGCGAAGATCAGCAACTAAACAAAGCGATAGAAGTTTCTTTGGATAAGTTGAAAACTGAAAGACAAGAGATTCCGGCCATACCGGCATTTCCTGATAAGAGTAAGAAAAATAAATAG